A genomic segment from Toxotes jaculatrix isolate fToxJac2 chromosome 6, fToxJac2.pri, whole genome shotgun sequence encodes:
- the LOC121182984 gene encoding receptor-type tyrosine-protein phosphatase C-like isoform X2, protein MAGLCVLKILLLWAGVIGWTKSTIPTTSPIPSNQTDSQNLTSPPVTQLITTVITTTQAPPQCSYTVTPIKFGFQFNITSSTTGDYTINIKDEDQSETAESVTVYSNQTSSHDIKDLKPCTEYEHNVAFIDAAGQENPCDYTESQTRTNDINENDIEVEANCISGHVCYRSNWDISSLQSTPAPAEQCGNKVFCFKPGINDICSDFTTTLTSENCGDSSFSLTKHIPVGFLNTTEISQNVSKQFPVKIEATLPPNCKNLSIDYTCREHDGVNEPKNLSELEPFTDYICTGQIKDNNVTIGNTAAVDFRIDCDFTIKITTERVTDTSIELEWDTTSRNCQHVLQGLQKLSYDCSCERRHNAAAEKHASGGTCHITGLKPWRIYTCEVQPKYNNKEADKKASVTRGTESGTPDDVFHLKATLPENNVIKVTCGHPESFHGPENIYRARLHYGSDTLIHKENTKCEFEFKDLLYSTSYTVEVTAFNGIHESQPETIDVDTLYNDKAVIGFLVFMIITFSTVAVVLYMIYIKKCRTSRNDMRLESTAIYVNVRPPGWHHKEAR, encoded by the exons ATGGCAGGTCTCTGTGTTCTCAAGATCCTGCTGCTCTGGGCCGGGGTCATCGGTTGGACCAAGT CCACTATTCCCACTACCTCACCCATACCCAGCAACCAAACGGACTCTCAAAACCTGACCTCACCTCCAGTCACCCAGCTCATCACCACTGTGATAACTACCACCCAAG CCCCACCTCAGT GTTCTTATACTGTAACACCCATCAAGTTTGGCTTCCAGTTTAACATTACAAGCTCAACCACTGGTGACTACACCATAAACATTAAGGATGAAGATCAATCAGAAACTGCAGAAAGTGTCACTGTTTACTCCAATCAAACGTCATCTCATGACATTAAAGACCTGAAGCCCTGTACTGAATATGAGCATAATGTGGCATTTATTGATGCTGCTGGTCAAGAAAACCCCTGTGACTACACTGAAAGTCAAACAAGGACAAATGATATAA ATGAAAATGACATCGAAGTTGAAGCCAACTGCATCTCTGGACATGTTTGTTACCGATCTAATTGGGACATCAGCTCTTTACAGTCAACACCAGCTCCAGCTGAGCAAtgtggcaataaagttttctgtttcaaaCCTGGTATCAATGACATTTGCTCAGATTTTACTACGACCCTCACATCAGAAAACTGTGGGGACTCTTCCTTTAGCCTCACCAAACACATCCCTGTTG GTTTCTTGAATACAACTGAAATAAGTCAGAATGTTTCCAAACAATTTCCTGTAAAAATAGAAGCAACGTTGCCTCCAAACTGTAAAAACCTCTCCATTGATTACACCTGTAGGG AACATGATGGAGTCAACGAGCCTAAGAACCTGTCTGAGCTGGAGCCTTTCACAGACTACATCTGTACTGGTCAGATCAAGGACAACAATGTCACCATaggaaacacagctgctgttgacTTCAGGATTGACTGTG ATTTTACAATAAAAATCACAACGGAACGTGTTACTGATACATCCATTGAGTTGGAATGGGACACAACCAGTCGCAACTGTCAACATGTCCTTCAAGGTCTTCAGAAGCTCTCCTATGACTGCAGTTGTGAACGACGCCACAACG ctgcagctgaaaagcaTGCATCAGGAGGAACATGTCATATTACTGGACTGAAACCATGGAGAATTTACACCTGTGAAGTCCAACCCAAGTACAACAACAAGGAAGCTGACAAAAAAGCTTCAGTTACACGGGGCACTGAGAGTGGAA CACCAGACGATGTTTTTCATCTGAAGGCAACTCTTCCAGAGAATAATGTGATTAAAGTAACCTGTGGTCATCCAGAAAGCTTTCATGGACCTGAGAACATATACAGAGCACGACTTCATTATGGCAGTGACACTCTGATtcacaaagaaaatacaaagtGCGAGTTTGAATTCAAAGATCTGCTCTACTCTACATCCTACACAGTGGAG GTGACTGCTTTTAACGGAATACATGAGAGCCAACCCGAGACGATAGATGTTGACACTCTGT ACAATGACAAAGCTGTCATTGGTTTTCTGGTCTTCATGATCATCACATTTTCTACAGTGGCTGTGGTGCTCTACATGATTTACATTAAGAAGTGCAGAACGTCCAGAAA TGATATGAGGCTTGAATCCACAGCAA TTTACGTTAATGTCAGACCTCCTGGATGGCATCACAAAGAAGCTCGCTGA
- the LOC121182984 gene encoding receptor-type tyrosine-protein phosphatase C-like isoform X5 codes for MSATIPTTSPIPSNQTDSQNLTSPPVTQLITTVITTTQAPPQCSYTVTPIKFGFQFNITSSTTGDYTINIKDEDQSETAESVTVYSNQTSSHDIKDLKPCTEYEHNVAFIDAAGQENPCDYTESQTRTNDINENDIEVEANCISGHVCYRSNWDISSLQSTPAPAEQCGNKVFCFKPGINDICSDFTTTLTSENCGDSSFSLTKHIPVGFLNTTEISQNVSKQFPVKIEATLPPNCKNLSIDYTCREHDGVNEPKNLSELEPFTDYICTGQIKDNNVTIGNTAAVDFRIDCDFTIKITTERVTDTSIELEWDTTSRNCQHVLQGLQKLSYDCSCERRHNAAAEKHASGGTCHITGLKPWRIYTCEVQPKYNNKEADKKASVTRGTESGTPDDVFHLKATLPENNVIKVTCGHPESFHGPENIYRARLHYGSDTLIHKENTKCEFEFKDLLYSTSYTVEVTAFNGIHESQPETIDVDTLYNDKAVIGFLVFMIITFSTVAVVLYMIYIKKCRTSRNDVNEDVMLESTAIYVNVRPPGWHHKEAR; via the exons ATGTCTG CCACTATTCCCACTACCTCACCCATACCCAGCAACCAAACGGACTCTCAAAACCTGACCTCACCTCCAGTCACCCAGCTCATCACCACTGTGATAACTACCACCCAAG CCCCACCTCAGT GTTCTTATACTGTAACACCCATCAAGTTTGGCTTCCAGTTTAACATTACAAGCTCAACCACTGGTGACTACACCATAAACATTAAGGATGAAGATCAATCAGAAACTGCAGAAAGTGTCACTGTTTACTCCAATCAAACGTCATCTCATGACATTAAAGACCTGAAGCCCTGTACTGAATATGAGCATAATGTGGCATTTATTGATGCTGCTGGTCAAGAAAACCCCTGTGACTACACTGAAAGTCAAACAAGGACAAATGATATAA ATGAAAATGACATCGAAGTTGAAGCCAACTGCATCTCTGGACATGTTTGTTACCGATCTAATTGGGACATCAGCTCTTTACAGTCAACACCAGCTCCAGCTGAGCAAtgtggcaataaagttttctgtttcaaaCCTGGTATCAATGACATTTGCTCAGATTTTACTACGACCCTCACATCAGAAAACTGTGGGGACTCTTCCTTTAGCCTCACCAAACACATCCCTGTTG GTTTCTTGAATACAACTGAAATAAGTCAGAATGTTTCCAAACAATTTCCTGTAAAAATAGAAGCAACGTTGCCTCCAAACTGTAAAAACCTCTCCATTGATTACACCTGTAGGG AACATGATGGAGTCAACGAGCCTAAGAACCTGTCTGAGCTGGAGCCTTTCACAGACTACATCTGTACTGGTCAGATCAAGGACAACAATGTCACCATaggaaacacagctgctgttgacTTCAGGATTGACTGTG ATTTTACAATAAAAATCACAACGGAACGTGTTACTGATACATCCATTGAGTTGGAATGGGACACAACCAGTCGCAACTGTCAACATGTCCTTCAAGGTCTTCAGAAGCTCTCCTATGACTGCAGTTGTGAACGACGCCACAACG ctgcagctgaaaagcaTGCATCAGGAGGAACATGTCATATTACTGGACTGAAACCATGGAGAATTTACACCTGTGAAGTCCAACCCAAGTACAACAACAAGGAAGCTGACAAAAAAGCTTCAGTTACACGGGGCACTGAGAGTGGAA CACCAGACGATGTTTTTCATCTGAAGGCAACTCTTCCAGAGAATAATGTGATTAAAGTAACCTGTGGTCATCCAGAAAGCTTTCATGGACCTGAGAACATATACAGAGCACGACTTCATTATGGCAGTGACACTCTGATtcacaaagaaaatacaaagtGCGAGTTTGAATTCAAAGATCTGCTCTACTCTACATCCTACACAGTGGAG GTGACTGCTTTTAACGGAATACATGAGAGCCAACCCGAGACGATAGATGTTGACACTCTGT ACAATGACAAAGCTGTCATTGGTTTTCTGGTCTTCATGATCATCACATTTTCTACAGTGGCTGTGGTGCTCTACATGATTTACATTAAGAAGTGCAGAACGTCCAGAAA TGATGTTAATGAAGATGTGATGCTTGAATCCACAGCAA TTTACGTTAATGTCAGACCTCCTGGATGGCATCACAAAGAAGCTCGCTGA
- the LOC121182984 gene encoding receptor-type tyrosine-protein phosphatase C-like isoform X1, with protein sequence MAGLCVLKILLLWAGVIGWTKSTIPTTSPIPSNQTDSQNLTSPPVTQLITTVITTTQAPPQCSYTVTPIKFGFQFNITSSTTGDYTINIKDEDQSETAESVTVYSNQTSSHDIKDLKPCTEYEHNVAFIDAAGQENPCDYTESQTRTNDINENDIEVEANCISGHVCYRSNWDISSLQSTPAPAEQCGNKVFCFKPGINDICSDFTTTLTSENCGDSSFSLTKHIPVGFLNTTEISQNVSKQFPVKIEATLPPNCKNLSIDYTCREHDGVNEPKNLSELEPFTDYICTGQIKDNNVTIGNTAAVDFRIDCDFTIKITTERVTDTSIELEWDTTSRNCQHVLQGLQKLSYDCSCERRHNAAAEKHASGGTCHITGLKPWRIYTCEVQPKYNNKEADKKASVTRGTESGTPDDVFHLKATLPENNVIKVTCGHPESFHGPENIYRARLHYGSDTLIHKENTKCEFEFKDLLYSTSYTVEVTAFNGIHESQPETIDVDTLYNDKAVIGFLVFMIITFSTVAVVLYMIYIKKCRTSRNDVNEDVMLESTAIYVNVRPPGWHHKEAR encoded by the exons ATGGCAGGTCTCTGTGTTCTCAAGATCCTGCTGCTCTGGGCCGGGGTCATCGGTTGGACCAAGT CCACTATTCCCACTACCTCACCCATACCCAGCAACCAAACGGACTCTCAAAACCTGACCTCACCTCCAGTCACCCAGCTCATCACCACTGTGATAACTACCACCCAAG CCCCACCTCAGT GTTCTTATACTGTAACACCCATCAAGTTTGGCTTCCAGTTTAACATTACAAGCTCAACCACTGGTGACTACACCATAAACATTAAGGATGAAGATCAATCAGAAACTGCAGAAAGTGTCACTGTTTACTCCAATCAAACGTCATCTCATGACATTAAAGACCTGAAGCCCTGTACTGAATATGAGCATAATGTGGCATTTATTGATGCTGCTGGTCAAGAAAACCCCTGTGACTACACTGAAAGTCAAACAAGGACAAATGATATAA ATGAAAATGACATCGAAGTTGAAGCCAACTGCATCTCTGGACATGTTTGTTACCGATCTAATTGGGACATCAGCTCTTTACAGTCAACACCAGCTCCAGCTGAGCAAtgtggcaataaagttttctgtttcaaaCCTGGTATCAATGACATTTGCTCAGATTTTACTACGACCCTCACATCAGAAAACTGTGGGGACTCTTCCTTTAGCCTCACCAAACACATCCCTGTTG GTTTCTTGAATACAACTGAAATAAGTCAGAATGTTTCCAAACAATTTCCTGTAAAAATAGAAGCAACGTTGCCTCCAAACTGTAAAAACCTCTCCATTGATTACACCTGTAGGG AACATGATGGAGTCAACGAGCCTAAGAACCTGTCTGAGCTGGAGCCTTTCACAGACTACATCTGTACTGGTCAGATCAAGGACAACAATGTCACCATaggaaacacagctgctgttgacTTCAGGATTGACTGTG ATTTTACAATAAAAATCACAACGGAACGTGTTACTGATACATCCATTGAGTTGGAATGGGACACAACCAGTCGCAACTGTCAACATGTCCTTCAAGGTCTTCAGAAGCTCTCCTATGACTGCAGTTGTGAACGACGCCACAACG ctgcagctgaaaagcaTGCATCAGGAGGAACATGTCATATTACTGGACTGAAACCATGGAGAATTTACACCTGTGAAGTCCAACCCAAGTACAACAACAAGGAAGCTGACAAAAAAGCTTCAGTTACACGGGGCACTGAGAGTGGAA CACCAGACGATGTTTTTCATCTGAAGGCAACTCTTCCAGAGAATAATGTGATTAAAGTAACCTGTGGTCATCCAGAAAGCTTTCATGGACCTGAGAACATATACAGAGCACGACTTCATTATGGCAGTGACACTCTGATtcacaaagaaaatacaaagtGCGAGTTTGAATTCAAAGATCTGCTCTACTCTACATCCTACACAGTGGAG GTGACTGCTTTTAACGGAATACATGAGAGCCAACCCGAGACGATAGATGTTGACACTCTGT ACAATGACAAAGCTGTCATTGGTTTTCTGGTCTTCATGATCATCACATTTTCTACAGTGGCTGTGGTGCTCTACATGATTTACATTAAGAAGTGCAGAACGTCCAGAAA TGATGTTAATGAAGATGTGATGCTTGAATCCACAGCAA TTTACGTTAATGTCAGACCTCCTGGATGGCATCACAAAGAAGCTCGCTGA
- the LOC121182984 gene encoding receptor-type tyrosine-protein phosphatase C-like isoform X3, with translation MAGLCVLKILLLWAGVIGWTKSTIPTTSPIPSNQTDSQNLTSPPVTQLITTVITTTQAPPQCSYTVTPIKFGFQFNITSSTTGDYTINIKDEDQSETAESVTVYSNQTSSHDIKDLKPCTEYEHNVAFIDAAGQENPCDYTESQTRTNDINENDIEVEANCISGHVCYRSNWDISSLQSTPAPAEQCGNKVFCFKPGINDICSDFTTTLTSENCGDSSFSLTKHIPVAEISQNVSKQFPVKIEATLPPNCKNLSIDYTCREHDGVNEPKNLSELEPFTDYICTGQIKDNNVTIGNTAAVDFRIDCDFTIKITTERVTDTSIELEWDTTSRNCQHVLQGLQKLSYDCSCERRHNAAAEKHASGGTCHITGLKPWRIYTCEVQPKYNNKEADKKASVTRGTESGTPDDVFHLKATLPENNVIKVTCGHPESFHGPENIYRARLHYGSDTLIHKENTKCEFEFKDLLYSTSYTVEVTAFNGIHESQPETIDVDTLYNDKAVIGFLVFMIITFSTVAVVLYMIYIKKCRTSRNDVNEDVMLESTAIYVNVRPPGWHHKEAR, from the exons ATGGCAGGTCTCTGTGTTCTCAAGATCCTGCTGCTCTGGGCCGGGGTCATCGGTTGGACCAAGT CCACTATTCCCACTACCTCACCCATACCCAGCAACCAAACGGACTCTCAAAACCTGACCTCACCTCCAGTCACCCAGCTCATCACCACTGTGATAACTACCACCCAAG CCCCACCTCAGT GTTCTTATACTGTAACACCCATCAAGTTTGGCTTCCAGTTTAACATTACAAGCTCAACCACTGGTGACTACACCATAAACATTAAGGATGAAGATCAATCAGAAACTGCAGAAAGTGTCACTGTTTACTCCAATCAAACGTCATCTCATGACATTAAAGACCTGAAGCCCTGTACTGAATATGAGCATAATGTGGCATTTATTGATGCTGCTGGTCAAGAAAACCCCTGTGACTACACTGAAAGTCAAACAAGGACAAATGATATAA ATGAAAATGACATCGAAGTTGAAGCCAACTGCATCTCTGGACATGTTTGTTACCGATCTAATTGGGACATCAGCTCTTTACAGTCAACACCAGCTCCAGCTGAGCAAtgtggcaataaagttttctgtttcaaaCCTGGTATCAATGACATTTGCTCAGATTTTACTACGACCCTCACATCAGAAAACTGTGGGGACTCTTCCTTTAGCCTCACCAAACACATCCCTGTTG CTGAAATAAGTCAGAATGTTTCCAAACAATTTCCTGTAAAAATAGAAGCAACGTTGCCTCCAAACTGTAAAAACCTCTCCATTGATTACACCTGTAGGG AACATGATGGAGTCAACGAGCCTAAGAACCTGTCTGAGCTGGAGCCTTTCACAGACTACATCTGTACTGGTCAGATCAAGGACAACAATGTCACCATaggaaacacagctgctgttgacTTCAGGATTGACTGTG ATTTTACAATAAAAATCACAACGGAACGTGTTACTGATACATCCATTGAGTTGGAATGGGACACAACCAGTCGCAACTGTCAACATGTCCTTCAAGGTCTTCAGAAGCTCTCCTATGACTGCAGTTGTGAACGACGCCACAACG ctgcagctgaaaagcaTGCATCAGGAGGAACATGTCATATTACTGGACTGAAACCATGGAGAATTTACACCTGTGAAGTCCAACCCAAGTACAACAACAAGGAAGCTGACAAAAAAGCTTCAGTTACACGGGGCACTGAGAGTGGAA CACCAGACGATGTTTTTCATCTGAAGGCAACTCTTCCAGAGAATAATGTGATTAAAGTAACCTGTGGTCATCCAGAAAGCTTTCATGGACCTGAGAACATATACAGAGCACGACTTCATTATGGCAGTGACACTCTGATtcacaaagaaaatacaaagtGCGAGTTTGAATTCAAAGATCTGCTCTACTCTACATCCTACACAGTGGAG GTGACTGCTTTTAACGGAATACATGAGAGCCAACCCGAGACGATAGATGTTGACACTCTGT ACAATGACAAAGCTGTCATTGGTTTTCTGGTCTTCATGATCATCACATTTTCTACAGTGGCTGTGGTGCTCTACATGATTTACATTAAGAAGTGCAGAACGTCCAGAAA TGATGTTAATGAAGATGTGATGCTTGAATCCACAGCAA TTTACGTTAATGTCAGACCTCCTGGATGGCATCACAAAGAAGCTCGCTGA
- the LOC121182984 gene encoding receptor-type tyrosine-protein phosphatase C-like isoform X4 → MAGLCVLKILLLWAGVIGWTKSTIPTTSPIPSNQTDSQNLTSPPVTQLITTVITTTQAPPQCSYTVTPIKFGFQFNITSSTTGDYTINIKDEDQSETAESVTVYSNQTSSHDIKDLKPCTEYEHNVAFIDAAGQENPCDYTESQTRTNDINENDIEVEANCISGHVCYRSNWDISSLQSTPAPAEQCGNKVFCFKPGINDICSDFTTTLTSENCGDSSFSLTKHIPVGFLNTTEISQNVSKQFPVKIEATLPPNCKNLSIDYTCREHDGVNEPKNLSELEPFTDYICTGQIKDNNVTIGNTAAVDFRIDCDFTIKITTERVTDTSIELEWDTTSRNCQHVLQGLQKLSYDCSCERRHNAAAEKHASGGTCHITGLKPWRIYTCEVQPKYNNKEADKKASVTRGTESGTPDDVFHLKATLPENNVIKVTCGHPESFHGPENIYRARLHYGSDTLIHKENTKCEFEFKDLLYSTSYTVEVTAFNGIHESQPETIDVDTLYNDKAVIGFLVFMIITFSTVAVVLYMIYIKKCRTSRNDMRLESTAMMLMKM, encoded by the exons ATGGCAGGTCTCTGTGTTCTCAAGATCCTGCTGCTCTGGGCCGGGGTCATCGGTTGGACCAAGT CCACTATTCCCACTACCTCACCCATACCCAGCAACCAAACGGACTCTCAAAACCTGACCTCACCTCCAGTCACCCAGCTCATCACCACTGTGATAACTACCACCCAAG CCCCACCTCAGT GTTCTTATACTGTAACACCCATCAAGTTTGGCTTCCAGTTTAACATTACAAGCTCAACCACTGGTGACTACACCATAAACATTAAGGATGAAGATCAATCAGAAACTGCAGAAAGTGTCACTGTTTACTCCAATCAAACGTCATCTCATGACATTAAAGACCTGAAGCCCTGTACTGAATATGAGCATAATGTGGCATTTATTGATGCTGCTGGTCAAGAAAACCCCTGTGACTACACTGAAAGTCAAACAAGGACAAATGATATAA ATGAAAATGACATCGAAGTTGAAGCCAACTGCATCTCTGGACATGTTTGTTACCGATCTAATTGGGACATCAGCTCTTTACAGTCAACACCAGCTCCAGCTGAGCAAtgtggcaataaagttttctgtttcaaaCCTGGTATCAATGACATTTGCTCAGATTTTACTACGACCCTCACATCAGAAAACTGTGGGGACTCTTCCTTTAGCCTCACCAAACACATCCCTGTTG GTTTCTTGAATACAACTGAAATAAGTCAGAATGTTTCCAAACAATTTCCTGTAAAAATAGAAGCAACGTTGCCTCCAAACTGTAAAAACCTCTCCATTGATTACACCTGTAGGG AACATGATGGAGTCAACGAGCCTAAGAACCTGTCTGAGCTGGAGCCTTTCACAGACTACATCTGTACTGGTCAGATCAAGGACAACAATGTCACCATaggaaacacagctgctgttgacTTCAGGATTGACTGTG ATTTTACAATAAAAATCACAACGGAACGTGTTACTGATACATCCATTGAGTTGGAATGGGACACAACCAGTCGCAACTGTCAACATGTCCTTCAAGGTCTTCAGAAGCTCTCCTATGACTGCAGTTGTGAACGACGCCACAACG ctgcagctgaaaagcaTGCATCAGGAGGAACATGTCATATTACTGGACTGAAACCATGGAGAATTTACACCTGTGAAGTCCAACCCAAGTACAACAACAAGGAAGCTGACAAAAAAGCTTCAGTTACACGGGGCACTGAGAGTGGAA CACCAGACGATGTTTTTCATCTGAAGGCAACTCTTCCAGAGAATAATGTGATTAAAGTAACCTGTGGTCATCCAGAAAGCTTTCATGGACCTGAGAACATATACAGAGCACGACTTCATTATGGCAGTGACACTCTGATtcacaaagaaaatacaaagtGCGAGTTTGAATTCAAAGATCTGCTCTACTCTACATCCTACACAGTGGAG GTGACTGCTTTTAACGGAATACATGAGAGCCAACCCGAGACGATAGATGTTGACACTCTGT ACAATGACAAAGCTGTCATTGGTTTTCTGGTCTTCATGATCATCACATTTTCTACAGTGGCTGTGGTGCTCTACATGATTTACATTAAGAAGTGCAGAACGTCCAGAAA TGATATGAGGCTTGAATCCACAGCAA TGATGTTAATGAAGATGTGA
- the LOC121182984 gene encoding receptor-type tyrosine-protein phosphatase C-like isoform X6 gives MAGLCVLKILLLWAGVIGWTKSTIPTTSPIPSNQTDSQNLTSPPVTQLITTVITTTQAPPQCSYTVTPIKFGFQFNITSSTTGDYTINIKDEDQSETAESVTVYSNQTSSHDIKDLKPCTEYEHNVAFIDAAGQENPCDYTESQTRTNDINENDIEVEANCISGHVCYRSNWDISSLQSTPAPAEQCGNKVFCFKPGINDICSDFTTTLTSENCGDSSFSLTKHIPVGFLNTTEISQNVSKQFPVKIEATLPPNCKNLSIDYTCREHDGVNEPKNLSELEPFTDYICTGQIKDNNVTIGNTAAVDFRIDCDFTIKITTERVTDTSIELEWDTTSRNCQHVLQGLQKLSYDCSCERRHNAAAEKHASGGTCHITGLKPWRIYTCEVQPKYNNKEADKKASVTRGTESGTPDDVFHLKATLPENNVIKVTCGHPESFHGPENIYRARLHYGSDTLIHKENTKCEFEFKDLLYSTSYTVEVTAFNGIHESQPETIDVDTLYNDKAVIGFLVFMIITFSTVAVVLYMIYIKKCRTSRKKLY, from the exons ATGGCAGGTCTCTGTGTTCTCAAGATCCTGCTGCTCTGGGCCGGGGTCATCGGTTGGACCAAGT CCACTATTCCCACTACCTCACCCATACCCAGCAACCAAACGGACTCTCAAAACCTGACCTCACCTCCAGTCACCCAGCTCATCACCACTGTGATAACTACCACCCAAG CCCCACCTCAGT GTTCTTATACTGTAACACCCATCAAGTTTGGCTTCCAGTTTAACATTACAAGCTCAACCACTGGTGACTACACCATAAACATTAAGGATGAAGATCAATCAGAAACTGCAGAAAGTGTCACTGTTTACTCCAATCAAACGTCATCTCATGACATTAAAGACCTGAAGCCCTGTACTGAATATGAGCATAATGTGGCATTTATTGATGCTGCTGGTCAAGAAAACCCCTGTGACTACACTGAAAGTCAAACAAGGACAAATGATATAA ATGAAAATGACATCGAAGTTGAAGCCAACTGCATCTCTGGACATGTTTGTTACCGATCTAATTGGGACATCAGCTCTTTACAGTCAACACCAGCTCCAGCTGAGCAAtgtggcaataaagttttctgtttcaaaCCTGGTATCAATGACATTTGCTCAGATTTTACTACGACCCTCACATCAGAAAACTGTGGGGACTCTTCCTTTAGCCTCACCAAACACATCCCTGTTG GTTTCTTGAATACAACTGAAATAAGTCAGAATGTTTCCAAACAATTTCCTGTAAAAATAGAAGCAACGTTGCCTCCAAACTGTAAAAACCTCTCCATTGATTACACCTGTAGGG AACATGATGGAGTCAACGAGCCTAAGAACCTGTCTGAGCTGGAGCCTTTCACAGACTACATCTGTACTGGTCAGATCAAGGACAACAATGTCACCATaggaaacacagctgctgttgacTTCAGGATTGACTGTG ATTTTACAATAAAAATCACAACGGAACGTGTTACTGATACATCCATTGAGTTGGAATGGGACACAACCAGTCGCAACTGTCAACATGTCCTTCAAGGTCTTCAGAAGCTCTCCTATGACTGCAGTTGTGAACGACGCCACAACG ctgcagctgaaaagcaTGCATCAGGAGGAACATGTCATATTACTGGACTGAAACCATGGAGAATTTACACCTGTGAAGTCCAACCCAAGTACAACAACAAGGAAGCTGACAAAAAAGCTTCAGTTACACGGGGCACTGAGAGTGGAA CACCAGACGATGTTTTTCATCTGAAGGCAACTCTTCCAGAGAATAATGTGATTAAAGTAACCTGTGGTCATCCAGAAAGCTTTCATGGACCTGAGAACATATACAGAGCACGACTTCATTATGGCAGTGACACTCTGATtcacaaagaaaatacaaagtGCGAGTTTGAATTCAAAGATCTGCTCTACTCTACATCCTACACAGTGGAG GTGACTGCTTTTAACGGAATACATGAGAGCCAACCCGAGACGATAGATGTTGACACTCTGT ACAATGACAAAGCTGTCATTGGTTTTCTGGTCTTCATGATCATCACATTTTCTACAGTGGCTGTGGTGCTCTACATGATTTACATTAAGAAGTGCAGAACGTCCAGAAA AAAACTTTACTAA